One part of the Flavobacterium johnsoniae UW101 genome encodes these proteins:
- a CDS encoding TrmH family RNA methyltransferase, with product MVSKNQIKLISSLHQKKQRFANQLFFAEGVKVIQELLQSNFELEHLYTTLNDFEEVQSSKRTLINEQELKKISALTTPNSCLAVFKMPVENQIINSGLILALDDIRDPGNLGTIMRLCDWFGIKQIVCSKETVDIYNPKVVQATMGSIARVNVNYVDLKAFLSQTKLPVFGTFMDGDTIYQSNLPQNGIIIMGNEANGISAEIEKIVTTRLTIPRFGELQKTESLNVATATAIILSEFKRNS from the coding sequence ATGGTTAGTAAAAACCAAATAAAACTTATATCAAGTTTACATCAAAAAAAGCAGCGTTTTGCAAATCAATTATTTTTTGCCGAAGGAGTAAAAGTAATTCAGGAATTGCTGCAATCCAATTTTGAATTAGAACATTTATACACTACGTTAAATGATTTTGAAGAAGTTCAATCTTCAAAACGAACTCTTATTAATGAACAAGAACTAAAAAAAATAAGTGCTTTAACAACTCCAAATTCTTGTCTGGCAGTTTTTAAAATGCCTGTCGAAAATCAAATTATAAATTCTGGTTTAATTCTGGCTTTAGACGACATTCGTGATCCGGGAAATCTGGGCACAATAATGCGTCTCTGCGACTGGTTCGGGATTAAGCAAATTGTTTGTTCTAAAGAAACAGTCGATATTTATAATCCAAAAGTGGTTCAGGCCACAATGGGATCTATTGCCAGAGTAAACGTAAATTATGTTGATCTTAAAGCTTTTTTAAGTCAGACAAAACTTCCTGTTTTTGGAACATTTATGGATGGAGATACAATTTATCAATCTAATTTACCTCAAAATGGAATCATTATTATGGGTAATGAAGCCAATGGTATCTCGGCAGAAATTGAAAAAATAGTAACCACCCGGCTTACAATTCCAAGATTTGGAGAGCTGCAAAAAACCGAAAGTTTAAATGTAGCTACTGCAACAGCAATTATTCTTAGTGAATTTAAACGAAATAGTTAA
- the porT gene encoding type IX secretion/gliding motility protein PorT/SprT, whose product MRKIVIVILLVLTTKGYSQFAKSMFSKDPIINLENWQKQRLYFGYYLGFNSFDFKFDYKTPVQQDIQVKKTTGFNVGVVADLRLQEYINLRFEPGLYYTKRDLYYPNFAQEKDYLREVNSTYIHFPLLLKFSALRTGNIRPYLVGGLSTTLNLSSNSKSTDDNFENKFRVKQWTSAYELGFGVDFFTEYFIFSPSIRGMFGITDELIRDKPINGPSPWTDNIDSMKSRAILINFTFH is encoded by the coding sequence TCTCAATTTGCTAAAAGCATGTTTAGCAAAGATCCTATTATTAACCTGGAAAACTGGCAGAAACAACGCCTTTATTTTGGCTACTATTTAGGTTTTAACAGTTTCGACTTTAAATTCGATTACAAAACTCCGGTTCAGCAGGATATTCAGGTAAAAAAAACAACTGGATTTAATGTTGGTGTTGTAGCCGATTTAAGACTGCAGGAATATATAAACCTGCGTTTTGAACCAGGTTTGTACTATACAAAACGTGATTTGTATTATCCTAATTTTGCTCAAGAAAAAGATTATTTACGCGAAGTAAACAGTACTTATATACACTTTCCGTTACTGCTTAAATTTTCAGCTCTTAGAACTGGAAATATTCGCCCGTATCTGGTTGGAGGATTGTCTACTACTTTAAATTTATCAAGTAATTCAAAATCTACAGACGATAACTTCGAGAATAAATTTAGAGTAAAACAATGGACTTCTGCTTATGAACTAGGTTTTGGAGTTGACTTCTTTACCGAATATTTCATCTTCTCTCCTTCTATAAGAGGAATGTTTGGTATAACCGATGAATTAATTCGTGATAAACCTATAAATGGCCCAAGTCCGTGGACAGACAACATTGATTCAATGAAATCAAGAGCAATTTTAATAAATTTCACATTTCATTAA